In Phaeobacter piscinae, one genomic interval encodes:
- a CDS encoding NADP-dependent malic enzyme — protein sequence MPKAKITNEEALAFHLEPTPGKWEINATVPMTTQRDLSLAYSPGVAVPCEAIAENPETAYDYTNKGNLVAVISNGTAVLGLGNLGALGSKPVMEGKSVLFKRFADVNSIDIELDTEDPDEFIKAVRLMGPTFGGINLEDIKAPECFIIEQRLKEEMDIPVFHDDQHGTAVICAAGLINALHISGKKIEDVKIVLNGAGAAGIACIELLKAMGARHENCIVCDTKGVIYQGRTEGMNQWKSAHAVKTDLRTLEEAMKDADVFLGVSVKGAVTQDMVKSMADNPVIFAMANPDPEITPEEAHEVRVDAIVATGRSDYPNQVNNVLGFPYLFRGALDIHARAINDEMKIACAHALAGLAREDVPDEVALAYGKSLSFGRDYIIPTPFDPRLIHRIPPAVAKAGMDTGVARRPIIDMDAYEHGLRGRMDPTQSILRGLNARARAAQSRMIFAEGDDPRVLRAAVMYQRSGFGKALVVGRPEDVRSKLETAGLGDAVRELEIINAANTQHFETYKDFLYERLNRKGFDRKDVHRLVGRDRHVFSALMLAHGHGDGLVTGATRKSAHVLDQINHVFDADATNGSAGVTALLHKGRIVLIGDTLVHEWPDENDLANIAEHAAGVARHMGLEPRVAFVSFSTFGYPVSERAEKMHIAPTVLDQRGVDFEYEGEMTVDVALNAKAQEAYPFQRLTGPANILIVPARHSASISVKLMQEMGGATVVGPILSGVDKPIQICSTTSTANDVLNMAVLAACNIG from the coding sequence ATGCCCAAAGCGAAGATTACCAACGAAGAGGCGCTTGCCTTCCATCTGGAACCGACCCCCGGCAAATGGGAGATCAACGCAACGGTCCCGATGACCACGCAGCGGGATCTGTCGCTGGCCTATTCCCCCGGTGTTGCGGTGCCCTGCGAGGCGATCGCGGAAAACCCGGAAACCGCGTATGACTATACAAACAAGGGCAATCTGGTTGCGGTCATCTCCAACGGGACTGCGGTTCTGGGGTTGGGCAATCTCGGGGCGCTGGGCTCCAAACCGGTGATGGAGGGTAAATCTGTCCTGTTCAAACGGTTTGCCGATGTGAATTCCATCGATATTGAGCTGGATACCGAAGACCCGGATGAGTTCATCAAGGCGGTGCGCCTGATGGGGCCAACGTTTGGCGGGATCAATCTTGAGGATATCAAGGCGCCGGAATGTTTCATCATTGAGCAGCGTCTGAAAGAAGAGATGGACATCCCGGTGTTCCACGATGACCAGCACGGTACGGCGGTGATCTGCGCCGCTGGTCTGATCAATGCGCTGCATATTTCGGGCAAGAAGATCGAGGATGTGAAAATCGTCCTCAACGGAGCCGGCGCCGCAGGTATCGCCTGTATTGAACTGCTGAAGGCAATGGGCGCGCGGCATGAAAATTGCATCGTCTGCGACACCAAAGGCGTGATCTATCAGGGCCGTACCGAGGGGATGAACCAGTGGAAGTCCGCCCATGCGGTCAAGACGGATCTGCGCACGCTGGAAGAGGCGATGAAGGACGCGGATGTGTTCCTTGGCGTATCTGTCAAAGGGGCGGTGACACAGGATATGGTGAAATCCATGGCCGACAATCCGGTGATCTTTGCGATGGCAAACCCGGATCCTGAGATCACCCCGGAAGAGGCGCATGAGGTGCGTGTGGATGCGATTGTCGCCACCGGCCGGTCTGATTATCCCAATCAGGTCAACAACGTGCTTGGCTTTCCCTATCTGTTCCGTGGCGCATTGGATATCCACGCCCGCGCCATCAATGACGAGATGAAAATTGCCTGCGCCCATGCGCTGGCCGGTCTCGCGCGGGAGGATGTGCCGGATGAGGTGGCGCTGGCCTATGGCAAATCGTTGTCCTTTGGCCGCGATTACATCATCCCGACACCGTTTGACCCGCGCCTGATCCACCGGATCCCACCCGCCGTGGCAAAGGCAGGGATGGACACCGGCGTTGCGCGTCGTCCGATCATCGACATGGATGCCTATGAGCATGGGCTGCGTGGCCGGATGGATCCGACCCAGTCGATCCTGCGTGGTCTGAACGCCCGTGCCCGTGCCGCACAGTCGCGCATGATATTTGCCGAGGGCGACGACCCTCGCGTTTTGCGTGCGGCGGTGATGTATCAGCGATCTGGCTTCGGCAAGGCGCTGGTTGTTGGTCGTCCGGAGGATGTCCGCAGCAAGCTGGAAACAGCGGGTCTGGGCGATGCGGTGCGTGAGCTGGAGATTATCAACGCGGCCAATACCCAGCATTTCGAGACCTACAAGGACTTCCTCTATGAGCGGCTGAACCGCAAAGGCTTTGATCGCAAGGATGTCCACCGCTTGGTTGGGCGCGACCGACATGTGTTTTCAGCGCTGATGTTGGCGCATGGGCATGGCGACGGTCTGGTCACCGGAGCCACCCGGAAGTCTGCGCATGTGCTTGATCAGATCAACCACGTGTTTGATGCCGATGCGACCAATGGATCAGCCGGGGTGACCGCGCTGCTGCACAAGGGGCGCATTGTGTTGATTGGCGATACGCTGGTGCATGAATGGCCGGATGAAAATGACCTCGCCAATATCGCCGAACATGCCGCAGGCGTGGCCCGGCATATGGGGCTTGAGCCTCGGGTGGCGTTTGTCAGCTTCTCGACCTTTGGCTATCCGGTGTCGGAACGTGCGGAGAAGATGCATATCGCCCCCACGGTGCTGGACCAGCGCGGTGTCGATTTTGAGTATGAAGGCGAAATGACCGTCGATGTGGCGCTGAACGCCAAGGCGCAGGAGGCCTATCCCTTTCAGCGCCTGACCGGTCCGGCCAATATCCTGATCGTACCCGCGCGCCACTCCGCGTCGATTTCGGTCAAACTGATGCAGGAAATGGGTGGGGCAACTGTTGTTGGTCCGATCCTGTCAGGTGTCGATAAGCCGATCCAGATCTGCTCGACCACCTCGACGGCAAATGACGTTCTGAACATGGCGGTTCTGGCTGCCTGCAATATCGGGTGA
- a CDS encoding argininosuccinate synthase, whose translation MSAPKKVVLAYSGGLDTSIILKWLQTEYGCEVVTFTADLGQGEELEPARQKAELLGIKPENIYIEDVREEFVRDFVFPMFRANAVYEGLYLLGTSIARPLISKRLVEIAEATGADAVAHGATGKGNDQVRFELAAYALNPDIKVIAPWREWDLTSRTRLLEFAEAHQIPVAKDKRGEAPFSVDANLLHTSSEGKVLEDPAVAAPDYVYQRTVHPEDAPNEAEFIEIGFEKGDAVSINGEAMSPATILTQLNEYGGKHGIGRLDLVEGRFVGMKSRGIYETPGGTILLEAHRGIESITMDRGAMHLKDQLMPQYAKLIYNGFWYSPEREMLQAAIDRSQEHVTGTVRVKLYKGSATTVGRWSDHSLYSEAHVTFEDDAGAYDQKDAAGFIQLNALRLKLLAARERRLKK comes from the coding sequence ATGTCCGCGCCCAAGAAAGTTGTCCTCGCCTACTCCGGCGGTCTTGATACGTCAATCATTCTGAAATGGCTGCAGACCGAATACGGTTGCGAAGTTGTGACTTTCACCGCCGATCTCGGTCAGGGTGAGGAACTGGAGCCCGCACGCCAGAAAGCCGAGCTTCTGGGTATCAAGCCGGAAAACATCTACATCGAAGATGTGCGGGAGGAATTCGTGCGGGATTTCGTGTTCCCGATGTTCCGCGCCAACGCCGTCTATGAGGGCCTCTATCTTCTGGGCACCTCCATTGCCCGGCCGCTGATCTCCAAACGCCTTGTTGAGATCGCCGAAGCCACCGGCGCTGATGCGGTCGCCCATGGCGCCACCGGCAAAGGCAACGATCAGGTCCGTTTTGAACTGGCGGCCTATGCGCTGAACCCCGACATCAAGGTGATTGCCCCCTGGCGTGAGTGGGATCTGACGTCGCGGACCCGCTTGCTGGAATTCGCAGAGGCTCATCAGATCCCGGTGGCCAAGGACAAGCGCGGCGAAGCCCCCTTCTCTGTCGATGCGAACCTTCTGCACACCTCCTCTGAGGGCAAAGTACTGGAAGATCCCGCCGTGGCGGCGCCCGACTACGTCTACCAACGCACCGTGCACCCGGAAGACGCCCCGAACGAGGCCGAATTCATCGAGATCGGTTTTGAAAAAGGCGACGCGGTCAGCATCAACGGCGAAGCAATGTCGCCGGCAACCATCCTGACCCAGCTCAATGAATACGGTGGCAAACACGGCATCGGCCGTCTCGACCTTGTCGAGGGGCGTTTTGTCGGCATGAAATCCCGCGGCATCTACGAAACGCCCGGCGGCACCATCCTGCTTGAGGCCCATCGCGGCATTGAATCCATCACCATGGACCGCGGCGCGATGCACCTCAAAGACCAGCTGATGCCGCAATATGCTAAGCTGATCTACAACGGTTTCTGGTACTCGCCTGAGCGTGAAATGCTGCAGGCCGCCATTGATCGCAGCCAAGAGCATGTGACCGGCACCGTCCGCGTGAAACTCTACAAAGGCTCCGCAACCACCGTGGGTCGCTGGTCTGATCACTCACTCTATTCAGAGGCCCATGTGACCTTTGAAGATGACGCGGGCGCCTACGATCAGAAAGACGCTGCCGGCTTTATCCAGCTGAACGCGCTGCGACTGAAGCTGCTCGCCGCCCGCGAGCGTCGGTTGAAAAAATGA
- a CDS encoding ribokinase, with protein MAIWNLGSINADMIYALPHMPTAGETLAATGLEQYLGGKGANMSVAAARAGSHVCHLGAVGPEGGWAVTRLLEYGVDTRHIAQLEVPTGHAIIAVDPTGENQIILFPGANREISADQVGAALSAASAGDILVIQNETNMQAEAARMGRDLGLKVAYAAAPFDAAAVQAVLPYLDYLFLNEVEAEQLRDATGKTPEALGVADVIVTLGAKGARHYDTTAGTTHDVAAHSVVPVDTTGAGDTFTGYVLSGLDRGLPMAQALAQANRAAALMVTRKGTADVIPDLKEVQDASF; from the coding sequence ATGGCGATCTGGAACCTAGGCTCAATCAATGCCGACATGATTTATGCGCTGCCTCATATGCCGACTGCGGGGGAAACCCTCGCGGCGACGGGGCTGGAGCAGTATCTGGGCGGCAAAGGGGCCAATATGTCGGTCGCGGCGGCGCGTGCCGGCAGCCATGTTTGCCATTTGGGTGCCGTCGGGCCGGAGGGAGGCTGGGCTGTCACGCGTTTGTTGGAATACGGTGTCGATACGCGGCATATCGCCCAGTTGGAGGTGCCGACCGGCCACGCCATCATTGCCGTGGATCCAACAGGTGAGAACCAGATCATCCTGTTCCCGGGAGCAAACCGTGAGATCAGTGCGGATCAGGTTGGCGCCGCGCTGTCTGCCGCCAGTGCTGGCGATATTCTTGTGATCCAAAACGAAACCAACATGCAGGCCGAGGCAGCCCGAATGGGGCGTGATCTGGGATTGAAGGTTGCCTATGCCGCGGCGCCGTTTGATGCCGCGGCGGTTCAGGCGGTCCTGCCCTACCTCGACTATCTGTTCCTGAATGAGGTCGAGGCCGAACAGCTGCGTGATGCGACAGGCAAAACGCCTGAGGCGCTGGGCGTTGCGGATGTGATTGTGACGCTGGGTGCCAAGGGCGCGCGCCACTACGACACGACGGCGGGAACCACCCATGATGTCGCGGCGCATTCCGTTGTCCCGGTTGATACAACAGGGGCTGGTGATACCTTCACCGGCTATGTGCTGTCCGGTCTGGATCGTGGACTGCCGATGGCGCAGGCGTTGGCGCAGGCCAATCGCGCCGCTGCATTGATGGTGACGCGGAAGGGCACCGCCGATGTGATCCCTGACCTGAAGGAGGTTCAGGACGCAAGCTTTTGA
- a CDS encoding PP2C family protein-serine/threonine phosphatase has product MLPDSSIEINQEVTTNSIRRVLVVDDSRLQRRILVASLKKWGFDVVEAESGEAAMEICESDPPDLILSDWMMPGMNGLEFCRAFRNQSQDNYSYFILLTSKSEKNEVAQGLDAGADDFLTKPVSSDELRARISAGERILRMQRELSEKNRIVSDTLDELQRVYDAIDKDLIQARKIQESLVPELSRDFGASTVSLLLKPCGHIGGDLVGMFSPGVNRIGFYSIDVSGHGITSAMMTARLGGYLSSTYFDQNVGMEKRFNRFYALRQPEEVASLLNARLIADTGIEEYFTMAYCIVDLRSGVLKMVQAGHPHPLLIRKDGSTEFIGKGGVPVGLVPDITYSQEDVVMEKGDRLLLYSDGFTEARLENGEMLEAEGLVELIGKCNAEQTGQEFLDDLYWNLTQVMSSQYGLEDDVSATLFEYEGP; this is encoded by the coding sequence GTGTTGCCAGACAGTTCGATCGAAATAAACCAAGAGGTTACGACCAATTCGATCCGCCGTGTTCTGGTGGTTGATGATAGCCGTCTGCAGCGGCGAATCTTGGTCGCATCGCTGAAGAAATGGGGATTTGATGTTGTCGAAGCCGAGAGCGGCGAGGCGGCAATGGAGATCTGTGAGAGTGATCCGCCGGATTTGATCCTCAGCGACTGGATGATGCCGGGGATGAACGGTCTTGAGTTCTGCCGCGCGTTTCGCAATCAGTCTCAGGACAACTACAGCTATTTTATTCTGCTCACCTCCAAGAGTGAAAAAAACGAGGTGGCACAAGGGCTTGATGCCGGTGCTGATGATTTTCTCACCAAGCCAGTGAGTTCAGACGAGTTGCGCGCCCGGATATCTGCGGGGGAGCGCATTCTACGCATGCAGCGCGAGCTTTCCGAGAAAAATCGAATCGTATCGGACACGCTGGATGAACTGCAGCGGGTCTATGATGCGATCGACAAGGATTTGATCCAGGCTCGAAAAATTCAGGAGTCTCTGGTCCCCGAGCTTTCGCGCGATTTCGGAGCCTCGACCGTGAGCCTGCTGCTGAAACCCTGTGGCCACATCGGCGGCGATCTTGTCGGCATGTTCTCACCTGGTGTGAACAGGATCGGATTCTACTCCATCGATGTTTCTGGGCACGGCATCACCTCTGCGATGATGACAGCGCGGCTCGGTGGGTATCTGTCGTCGACCTATTTTGATCAGAATGTTGGGATGGAAAAGCGGTTCAACCGCTTTTATGCGCTGCGCCAGCCGGAAGAGGTCGCCAGTCTCCTAAACGCACGGCTGATCGCCGACACCGGGATCGAAGAATATTTTACCATGGCCTATTGCATCGTCGATCTGCGCAGCGGCGTGCTGAAGATGGTGCAGGCAGGTCATCCGCATCCTTTGTTGATCCGCAAAGATGGCAGCACCGAGTTTATCGGCAAGGGTGGCGTTCCGGTTGGTCTGGTCCCGGACATCACCTATTCGCAGGAAGATGTGGTGATGGAGAAGGGCGACCGCCTGCTGCTGTATTCCGATGGCTTTACCGAGGCCCGTCTGGAAAATGGCGAGATGCTTGAGGCGGAAGGTCTGGTTGAGCTTATTGGAAAGTGCAACGCGGAGCAGACCGGTCAGGAGTTTTTGGATGACCTTTATTGGAATCTGACACAGGTGATGTCATCGCAATACGGTCTGGAGGATGATGTCTCCGCGACCTTGTTTGAGTATGAAGGCCCTTAA
- the msrA gene encoding peptide-methionine (S)-S-oxide reductase MsrA, translating into MRSTNTARPIVLTLFMLLAVALKGHQAHAQNIETLTVAGGCFWCVESDFESVPGVLSAVSGYTGGSTKSPTYKQVTAGGTGHYEAVQIRFDPTKVTRKQLLSMFLRSVDPTDAGGQFCDRGDSYRTAIFVSGADQTSIAKTAKTEAQSALGQTIVTPILPATAFYPAEAYHQDYYKGRKLVLTRFGPKRQSEAYKRYRKACGRDARVLQLWGDAAPFAKGH; encoded by the coding sequence ATGCGTTCGACAAACACCGCAAGACCAATTGTCCTGACCCTGTTCATGCTGCTGGCCGTGGCGCTGAAGGGACATCAGGCCCATGCCCAGAATATCGAAACACTCACCGTCGCCGGCGGCTGCTTCTGGTGTGTTGAGAGTGATTTCGAAAGCGTCCCTGGCGTGCTCTCGGCAGTATCCGGCTATACCGGCGGCAGCACCAAATCGCCCACCTACAAACAGGTCACCGCCGGTGGCACCGGTCATTATGAGGCGGTCCAGATCCGGTTTGATCCTACCAAGGTGACGCGCAAGCAACTGCTGTCGATGTTCCTGCGCTCCGTTGATCCAACGGATGCGGGTGGCCAGTTCTGTGATCGCGGAGACAGCTACAGGACAGCGATATTTGTCTCTGGCGCAGATCAGACATCCATTGCCAAGACCGCAAAGACCGAGGCGCAGTCGGCACTTGGTCAGACTATCGTCACGCCAATCCTGCCAGCAACGGCCTTCTACCCGGCCGAAGCCTACCATCAGGACTACTACAAGGGTCGCAAACTGGTTCTCACACGCTTTGGCCCCAAACGTCAGTCAGAGGCCTATAAGCGCTATCGAAAGGCCTGTGGGCGGGACGCTCGTGTATTGCAGCTTTGGGGGGATGCAGCGCCTTTTGCAAAAGGGCACTAA
- a CDS encoding D-amino acid aminotransferase: MTEKMSTHQAQEDQRNEEILIYLNGEIVPKAEAKVSVYDSGFMLGDGVWEGLRLYNGTWAFIDEHLDRLFEAAKTIDLDIGMDRDQVKQAVLDTQNANDMTSDAHARLMVTRGVKSRPFQHPSLSQQGPTFTIIMEHSRPNLPRPIRLATVPHLRGLPMTQDPKLNSHSKLNCILACIAAEKAGADEGLMLDVNGFVNTTNACNFFIVRKGAVWTSTGDYCMNGITRQKVIDLCRANDIPVFERNYSLVDTYGADEAFLTGTFGAQTPVGDIDGRQIGDGVMGPVTKRLRALYKDLIAQECA; this comes from the coding sequence ATGACCGAAAAAATGAGCACGCATCAAGCGCAGGAAGATCAGCGCAACGAAGAGATCCTGATCTATCTGAATGGTGAGATTGTTCCCAAAGCCGAGGCCAAGGTCAGCGTCTATGACAGTGGTTTCATGCTGGGGGACGGTGTCTGGGAGGGGCTGCGGCTCTATAACGGGACCTGGGCGTTTATTGACGAACATCTCGACCGCCTGTTTGAGGCTGCGAAGACTATCGATCTGGACATCGGGATGGACCGGGATCAGGTCAAACAAGCCGTGTTAGACACACAAAATGCCAATGACATGACCAGCGATGCCCATGCGCGCCTGATGGTGACGCGGGGGGTGAAGTCCCGCCCGTTCCAGCACCCATCGCTGTCGCAGCAGGGGCCAACCTTCACCATTATCATGGAGCATTCGCGCCCAAACCTGCCGCGCCCGATCCGGCTGGCGACAGTGCCGCATCTGCGCGGGCTTCCGATGACACAGGATCCGAAGCTGAATTCGCATTCCAAGCTGAACTGCATTCTGGCCTGTATCGCGGCAGAGAAAGCGGGCGCCGATGAGGGGCTGATGCTGGACGTGAACGGGTTTGTGAATACGACCAATGCCTGCAATTTCTTTATCGTGCGCAAGGGGGCGGTTTGGACCTCGACCGGCGACTATTGTATGAACGGGATCACCCGGCAGAAGGTGATCGATCTGTGCCGTGCCAATGACATTCCGGTGTTTGAGCGCAACTATTCCCTGGTGGATACCTACGGCGCTGATGAGGCGTTTCTGACCGGCACATTTGGGGCACAGACGCCGGTGGGTGACATTGACGGACGGCAGATTGGCGACGGCGTGATGGGGCCGGTGACCAAGCGTCTGCGCGCGCTGTACAAGGATCTGATCGCGCAGGAGTGTGCCTGA
- a CDS encoding DUF1810 domain-containing protein gives MSDRVDITDDIDDDLTEEMEMFVEAQDTVWNDVRAELSAGKKTSHWMWFVFPQLADLGQSHMAQLYGIEDLTEATAYLAHPVLRTRLIEASELLLSHTDRSAEDILGETDAKKLRSSMTLFTAVPDAPQVFDAVFKTFFDGAPCPLTRDALG, from the coding sequence ATGAGCGACCGCGTCGATATCACAGACGATATAGACGACGATCTGACCGAAGAGATGGAGATGTTCGTCGAAGCGCAGGACACCGTGTGGAACGATGTCCGTGCCGAACTCTCTGCCGGAAAAAAGACGAGCCACTGGATGTGGTTCGTCTTTCCGCAACTGGCCGACCTTGGTCAGTCCCATATGGCCCAGCTTTACGGGATCGAGGACCTGACAGAGGCCACCGCCTACCTTGCCCATCCCGTACTGCGCACACGGTTGATCGAAGCCAGCGAACTGCTGCTAAGCCACACCGACCGCAGCGCTGAGGATATCTTGGGCGAAACCGATGCCAAGAAACTGCGCTCCTCCATGACGCTTTTTACTGCTGTGCCCGACGCCCCACAGGTGTTCGACGCGGTGTTTAAGACGTTTTTCGATGGCGCCCCCTGCCCCCTCACCCGTGATGCGCTTGGCTGA
- a CDS encoding sulfotransferase family protein, translating into MRIAMWSGPRNLSTAMMYAFGNRGDCAVVDEPFYAAYLAKTGLEHPMRAEILDSQPRDADVVAASLLGPVPAAKPFFYQKHMTQHMIDGVPRAWMREVKNVFLIRHPARVIASYAEKRENPTLDDIGFRQQAELFDLVTRWGQSPVVVESDDIRSDPAAVLERLCESLGVPFSPKMLSWPMGGHKDDGIWAAHWYGSVWQSTKFAGPEGPFPEVPATLQPVLDAAMPYYDRLKAHKI; encoded by the coding sequence ATGCGGATTGCCATGTGGTCTGGGCCACGCAACCTGTCGACTGCAATGATGTATGCCTTTGGCAACCGTGGCGATTGTGCTGTGGTGGATGAGCCGTTCTATGCCGCCTATCTGGCAAAGACCGGGCTGGAACATCCCATGCGGGCTGAAATCTTGGACAGCCAGCCAAGGGATGCTGACGTTGTTGCCGCATCTCTGCTGGGGCCAGTGCCCGCTGCAAAACCGTTTTTCTATCAAAAACACATGACCCAGCATATGATAGACGGGGTGCCGCGCGCCTGGATGCGGGAGGTCAAAAATGTGTTTCTGATCCGTCATCCGGCACGGGTCATCGCCTCATACGCCGAGAAACGGGAGAATCCGACGCTGGATGATATCGGGTTTCGCCAGCAGGCGGAGCTGTTTGATCTGGTGACACGCTGGGGTCAGTCGCCCGTGGTGGTGGAGAGCGATGATATCCGCAGCGATCCCGCAGCGGTATTGGAGCGGCTGTGTGAGAGCCTGGGTGTCCCGTTTTCCCCGAAGATGCTGTCATGGCCAATGGGCGGACATAAGGACGATGGAATCTGGGCCGCGCATTGGTACGGGTCCGTCTGGCAGTCGACCAAATTTGCAGGACCCGAGGGGCCGTTTCCTGAGGTTCCTGCAACTTTGCAGCCGGTTTTGGACGCCGCTATGCCCTATTATGATCGGTTGAAAGCGCATAAAATCTGA
- a CDS encoding SCP2 sterol-binding domain-containing protein, giving the protein MALQPLAEGIRAGLTGKTFDGSLKFDCGDDGVIVLADGDASMENRDTDCTIRISTENLKKLLTGKLNPMTGVMMGKLKISGDMGVAMKLGKLIS; this is encoded by the coding sequence ATGGCATTACAACCGCTGGCAGAAGGCATCCGCGCTGGTCTGACCGGGAAAACCTTTGACGGATCGCTGAAATTCGACTGCGGTGATGATGGTGTCATCGTCCTTGCGGATGGCGATGCTTCAATGGAAAATCGCGATACTGACTGCACCATCCGCATCAGCACCGAAAATCTGAAAAAGCTGCTGACCGGGAAATTGAACCCGATGACCGGCGTGATGATGGGTAAGCTGAAAATTTCAGGTGATATGGGCGTGGCGATGAAGCTGGGCAAGCTGATCAGCTAA
- the ilvA gene encoding threonine ammonia-lyase IlvA, whose translation MSDFQTQARAAEQAMRAIFPATPLQRSALLSERFGAEIYLKREDLSPVRSYKIRGAFNAMRKQLEQSLFVCASAGNHAQGVAYMCRELGKRGVIFMPVTTPQQKIQKTRMFGGDSVEIHLVGDYFDDTLAAAQKWCADEGGHFLSPFDDDDVIEGQSSIAVEIEAQLGGAPDHVILPVGGGGMSSGVARWFEDRVHCLFAEPAGGACLRAALAAGHPVALDHVDTFVDGAAVGRVGARPFEVLKQVPLPDVLSIAEDRICTTILEMLNVEGVVLEPAGALAIEALRDVRSWIRGKTVVCLTSGGNFDFERLPEVKERAQRYMGLKKYFLLRLPQRPGALKEFLGILGPEDDIARFEYMKKSARNFGSVLIGIETKRPENFADLYARLDAAGFAYTDITSDETLAQFVI comes from the coding sequence ATGAGTGATTTTCAGACCCAGGCCCGGGCCGCCGAACAGGCCATGCGCGCGATTTTCCCTGCCACACCGCTGCAGCGTAGCGCGCTATTGTCAGAGCGGTTTGGCGCTGAAATATACCTCAAGCGCGAAGACCTGAGCCCGGTGCGATCCTACAAGATCCGCGGCGCCTTTAATGCGATGCGCAAGCAGCTGGAGCAATCGCTGTTTGTCTGCGCGTCAGCAGGCAATCACGCGCAGGGCGTCGCCTATATGTGCCGCGAGTTGGGTAAGCGGGGCGTGATCTTCATGCCGGTGACCACGCCGCAGCAGAAAATCCAGAAAACCCGGATGTTTGGTGGCGACAGTGTCGAGATCCATCTGGTTGGCGATTATTTCGATGACACTTTGGCTGCGGCGCAGAAGTGGTGCGCGGATGAAGGTGGCCATTTCCTCTCGCCGTTTGACGATGACGATGTGATCGAGGGGCAAAGCTCTATCGCGGTCGAGATTGAGGCCCAGCTGGGTGGGGCTCCGGATCATGTGATCCTGCCAGTAGGTGGCGGGGGTATGTCGTCAGGTGTGGCCCGTTGGTTCGAGGATCGGGTGCATTGCCTGTTTGCGGAACCTGCTGGCGGGGCATGTCTGCGGGCCGCGCTGGCTGCAGGGCATCCCGTTGCATTGGATCATGTTGATACATTTGTTGATGGCGCGGCCGTTGGTCGTGTTGGCGCACGACCGTTTGAGGTCCTGAAACAGGTCCCCTTGCCCGATGTGCTGTCGATTGCCGAAGATCGCATCTGCACAACAATCCTCGAGATGCTGAACGTCGAAGGTGTGGTGTTGGAACCTGCCGGGGCGCTGGCGATCGAAGCCCTGCGTGATGTGCGCTCCTGGATTCGCGGCAAAACCGTGGTCTGCCTGACGTCTGGCGGCAATTTTGATTTTGAACGCCTGCCGGAAGTGAAGGAGCGCGCGCAGCGCTACATGGGGCTGAAGAAGTATTTTCTACTACGCCTGCCGCAGCGGCCCGGTGCGCTGAAAGAGTTTCTGGGCATTCTGGGTCCTGAGGATGATATCGCCCGGTTCGAATATATGAAGAAATCCGCGCGCAACTTTGGCTCGGTGCTGATTGGTATTGAAACCAAGCGACCTGAGAACTTTGCTGATCTCTATGCCCGTCTGGATGCCGCAGGCTTCGCCTATACCGATATCACCAGCGACGAAACCCTGGCACAGTTTGTGATCTGA
- a CDS encoding Hpt domain-containing protein, with the protein MIDWSRAKELHEEVGAEDFSEVVEIFLEEVEGVIEKLRSPDLATLEQDLHFLKGSALNLGFRQFSRLCQEGERRSAQGEAKDVDTGAIIASYENSKEEFLRDMSSQL; encoded by the coding sequence ATGATTGATTGGTCACGCGCGAAAGAGTTGCACGAGGAAGTCGGCGCTGAGGACTTCTCTGAGGTTGTCGAAATTTTCCTAGAGGAGGTCGAAGGTGTCATCGAAAAGCTGCGATCCCCCGATTTGGCAACTTTGGAACAGGACCTCCACTTCCTGAAGGGCAGCGCATTGAATCTGGGGTTCCGTCAGTTCTCCCGCCTCTGCCAAGAGGGCGAGCGTCGCTCCGCCCAAGGCGAAGCCAAAGACGTCGACACCGGTGCCATCATTGCCAGCTATGAAAACTCCAAGGAAGAGTTTCTACGCGATATGAGCAGCCAACTCTGA